The stretch of DNA ATCATGATTGAGCACAACTTAACTTACAAAACTTCATTTACAAACTAGGAAAACAGGAAATGACCTTATTTACATACTCTAATCCAAAAGGCAGATTTAGCCAAATGGGTCAGGGGTGACTACATCTTAAATTGAGACAGATCATGGCAATTTTCCCATTAATCATCTGACTGATTAAACAGTTAGGTCAGATATTTTCATTCTGATTTAATCAATGTTTTTTGGTGCTACTGGTGTTATCAATCAAGTTTCAAATCAAATCAAGCTGCTTCTAAACTAAATGATCTGTTCACACACGCAGCCCAACTAAAATGGTACAACAGCAACATTGTCTGTAGTCTGCAATCTGAAGATACAACTGGATGCATTGCACAATTAATTCTAACTGTATAGGGTTGGACGAATCAATCtgacttttaacttccaaacgGTCTTCCAAACAGTCCATGATTGGAAACTTGTATGGATGAGTTGACTCGAGACAATTATCCTGCTATAGTGGAACGGGGCAAGAGTCGCTAACTAGTGAATAATTAAAGTCAAGTCAGTGAGACAAAACAGCCAAAGGGCTGCTGGGAACCTTATGTAATAGCCTCAGGTGGAATTATAGCACAACGGCTCCCTTACAAACAAGTTCTCCTCACAGAAACATCTGCACTTGGTGTTTAAGGAAGGGAGTGTAAATGTCACTCTCAGGGCTCTAGTCTCTGGGTAAGTAATACCACGGGCTGTCAACTGATAATGTGGACACACAAAAAGAGGGAAAATGCTGAGTGCAGACTACTGTTGGTTTCTGAAGTCCCCTATCTGTAGAAACATTCCAATCACTTTCTCACAAAGAGTGGTGGTATTCTTGACCAAGAGAGAATAGAGCCAGATTGCAAGCCGTAGACATTACCTGACACGTTCAAACTTTCACTAAAGACATAACTTTAGGAACATGATGGCAACAATAATTTCACAAAGACTCCCTGTGTcattctgtatgtatgtatgtatgtgtgtgtgtgtgtgtgtgtgtgtgtgtgtatgtgtatgtgtgtgtaagtgtgtgtgtgtttaaatccaACTATTTGGGCTACTCCTTGTTCTAGTTCAGCACTAAAACAACGACAGATTTTATATATTGACTGACAGTcattatcaaacacacacaaacgaagAGAAAAACAATGTTAGCTGTATATCACCTACTAATCTAATAATATCACGGCAATACAGATAACAGCAACCAATCATATTACAACAATGTGATCACTTAGATGTCTAGCTGTCAAAAACGTGGACGTGGTTTACTACTGTGCAATGCTGTAGATAAAATACAAACACCAGTACAGAGAAAAGAGATTGTCAGAAGCGTTGCATCACTGACTTAAAATACATAGGAAGTCAAAGTAGCATCTGTCAGTCGATAATGGTTACATTTCGCAAAGCGGGGAGACGACAATGCTCTTGCTGATACAATGTCGCCAATCTAAGGAATAAGTGGAATACTTCACATGTAACATACGTAGACTTTGATTACAAATGATTTACCTGGTTCAGATCTTGGTCGGTCAATAGATGTAGTTCCCggggtttgaagcagttttgaCATTTGCTTTTATTGAAAATGTTTGCTTGGAATTTCCTACAGGGGTTCTCTTTAGCGGTGGACATCGTAGTTTTCCTTTTTGTCCGATGACTCGATATTTCACTGTTCAGATAGCCTAGATTGAATCACTCCCTTAATATCTTGTAACTAGGCTATTTATCCCATTCGTAAGAAGGGCTCTCTGATCCCATGCATGATCCAAACCACGGGGTTACTGTGATCTTCTGCTTCTTTAAAACGGAATTGCTGCAAGACTCCACTTCGGAATGTATTAATGGTTTGGTTATATTTGCCAGTAATCGATAGCTAGCCTGCAAGCTAGCTACCTTGTCTGTTATATGTTCCTTAGTTAGTCCATGGCCTGTCCCCACAAAGCCAGTAGGGAGCGATTAAATAGCTAGTTTGTAATCAATACTGTTACCAAGCAAGCAGTAAACAAAGCAATTTCACAATTCCCTAACGTGTAACACCAAGCGTTGAAATTTCAGTGTCCacagagaaaataaaagaatcCCATTTCTAAAAAGACATAACAATTGAGGTGGGGTTCCGACAATTCCAATGGTAGCAATTGCTCATTACGAAGTTTACCACCGCTTCTTCATGAGCTagcaagttaacgttagctcGCTAAAGAAATCTCTCCTGGTTGTTTCGCAAGGTTGTGCAGCTCCCAAATTCCGCTCCACGTTTCATTTTACTTTCCGTCGCAAAAAACTGAATACACATCGGGCAGTCCAATAGAAAGAGTCTATCAAAAAGGTATTTATCATGCTTTTTTTctacagctaactagctacGCTCCATGGTATCCCGTATTTTCTCCCCTTTTTTCGGGCTAGCTCTTTCCCAATGGAGGGAGGTCGCGAGCACACAGATTTGCGGCTGAAATTTCATTATATCTCGCGAGACTACTCACGAACGCCATCTTGCACATAATGACATGGgtcatgggagggaggggggagttaTTTCTAAGCTTGGACTGATTCATAAGTCTAATAGATCATACTGTCaatttatttgatttttgtttcttttaaactATTACGTCTGTGTCAGGCGGTTATAGGTCCACATGTATGCTGTATGGGGGGTGGAGGTAGCTTAGGCCTATGTAAAGGCTATTGTTTTCTTCCAGAATGTTAGACCTGCAGGAGCAATCCAGGATCAAATAACAGCCATTATATTACATTTATTTCCATATTATGTGATTTGATTTTATGCTATTTTCAAATAATAACATGTTATTTTTCACCAAATCATATTATttcatatttgtttatttggtgCAAAATCATGGACATATCAGGATTGTGAATTCCTAACATGTCTCTTACTGGTCAGTTGATGACATGTCTGTCTGCCCAGAAATTAACTGAGTCAGCTACAGTCTATTAAAAGAACTAGGGCTGCAATAAACTGGTGTGACTGCCTCACACTGAGGGGTTTGTGAATGGACGAGGAAGCAGGCATCAAGCTGGTTACCTAATCGAAGGCAGGAAAACAGCCTTTCCCAGTGGAGGATTACTACTTACGTACACTGTAAGTGAACTGAGTATAATCCAGCTAACAGGTGAAGATGTTGTGGCTGTGCAATAGTCTTTAATCACGTTTTAGCCTTCTTTGCTACTCTTGGTTTGCCTGGAATGTGCTTAACAAACAGGAAtttcaatcttttaagaaaggAGACTGTTTCTTTTCTTAGCAAGTATCACTTAGGCCTACAGTTATTTTCCCTTCCTGTTTTTTTTAAGAATAAGTAGAAGTAAacttgtctgtctctgtccttgTTTGCTCTCGTTGACTATCCagtgacagtagcctaggctatcctAGAGGTGACACACTGCACGGCATTTGAAGTTATGGCTTAGTTTAGGCCAACATATATTTAGACTCTGTCCTCAGACACACTGTACATGGCCACAGTAAAACAGTTGCTACCAGCAAGAACAAATGTTGCTCTATATATACAGGGAGAAACCTAAAGAGTACTAAGGAACACTTTTCAATACTGTTTATCTAACTTCATTGTAAGCTCAACTTTTATGTACACGGTGATTTTGTGCAGAAGTTattcaaatattttgaaaagATTAGGCGAATTCCATTAACCAAAAAAATTAAATGCACATTGTTCTAAATGGTAACAACAGAGCTCCTCAAAGCATGATGTGCTTTTTCAAGTATGTCGGAGAGATCTGTTTGTAATAGATGCATACTCATTTATTTCACAGCCACCCCCAAAATGCCAAACAGCTGTTTACACAAAGTGTGAAACACGACCCACTTCTTGTTTGTATTCATGTCATCATCCTTTTGGTGTATAGTTTTTGGGGAACTTCCTCAGTTTTCCTGTTATTTGGGCAGTCACTAATCACAATACCATGTGCACTCCACAGCATGTCAACCATACAAGAGGTTGAATTGCCTTTCCTTAGCTGTTCACAGCATATCACCCACAAAGACagagtttgttttttctttctttgtgtgtgtgtgtgtgtttatgtaaaggcaatttccccctccctctcctgttaAAACTTCTTTTAGAGAATGGCTGTTCCGTCGGTGATGGTGCTACCCATGTTCGTGGTGGTGATGGCTGGCATCTATTATGTGTACAATGAGGTTATCCGGTTCATGTCCAAGTCTGTGGTGCGGAACAAAGTCGTGGTGATAACAGATGCTGTGTCAGGAATGGGAAGTGGTAATACTCTTACACATTCAATTTTCGACTGGTGTGCTACTATGTTGACATATCGATATTGTCCATTTCATAAAGCTCATACATCATGATTTTTTATAAATGGAATTGATTGATAGATACTGCCATGCAATTTACTGCATCCGCAACTTGTGCTGATGGCCTTTAAATTGGTAAGCTAACTCAGACTGTGCAAAAATGTGCTCTGCTTTTAGAAAGCGAAACCTAACCTTGGCACAAAGATTCAATTGTAACACATTCACCAGGAAAACCATTACCTTCTGTAGTGCACTGCAAACATGAAAACAATGCAGATGCCATTGTATATGGTGACGCCCTGAGGCCTCCACACTGCAGAGTGGCATTCCTGTCAATcattttattgtttattatggTTGCAACACTACAGACATTAAAGGAAAAGATATTTCATCATTTCATCACAGAACCAGTGAACCAGCACTTAGGATTGCTCAATGACAATGATTTTTGTCCTTCAAAATTATTTTGTGGGATTGTATTTATTTTCACAGTGATCCAGACAGAATGAATTCAGAATTAGTATCATATCTGCCACAATACCTGCTACATTTTGCGGCATTGTATAGAGTAATAATATGCAGCCAGTAGCTTTCCGTTGTAAATGTTTGTAGTATGAATTACCACACTACTACTTATTTAATTccaatttttttctcttttatttttcAGAATGTGCCAGACTCCTCCATAAAGGTGGCGCAAGGCTGGTCCTATGTGGACCAAGTTGGGATAAGCTGGAGTCTCTGTACGACTCCCTGTGCAGTGGTTCAGACCCCACTCAGGTAAGAGACCTTTCGCATTTGGGAACAATGGGAAATGATGGGAATTGTGGAAAAGTGGTGGCTGCATGTATTTAAAGTAGGGCTTGTTTTCTTCTTTTGAGAGACAAAAACATGTGAATTATCCTGGCTGTACTTCCACAGTTTGGTCAAAAACACAAGTCAGAAGTGTATTTTAACAGTGTGGTTTAGATAACCTCAAAGCACTTCACCTGAGACAGACGCCACACTTGTCCTGCACACCATCAGACGGGATATCCTCTGCATGCGACACTCAGCCACTATGTCTGGACCATCCGAGGGTTCATCCCGACCCCAGTGATCCTCTCCATTCATTTTGTTTCTCGTCTCTTGCGTTCTCaaagctcctctctctgtcatctctGTCACTGTTAAAGCTTCCTCCTCCCTGGTCAACAATGGCAGGATATCCTCTCTGACAACTCTCTGTCcactgctctccacacatagtatacgctaatcaaataatttaacttctaaacccactaaataccactctcttcctggtctgaaatatcgatttataggcaaaaacctataggagcctgaatttaaatgctaatttaaaagaaaagtggtcagacggatttagagggttttgcatctgaactcttcaactCTCGGTCCACTGCTAACTCTCAGATGCACAGGGGACCACCAGTGATGTGTTGCACATTTGAAGGAATGTGCATGTTGAGGATGCAGGGAGAGTTAACAAAacaatatggaccctttcaagagagttccattatcagcatcataattggccccacaagacttccgttttaacattccatatgttatcttaaaggGGCCCTATTATGGTATTATTTActgtttattatttaatttgttgGGTCTAATAGAATCGATTTACAACGTTGAAGTGTCGTCGGCCATATTATTTTTCATCATACGTCTATCAGTATTACAACCCCTATGTGAAACGCCCGGTTGCTGAGAATTTTGAGGGAGTTAGAATCTTGGCGCTGACAGAAACGTCTCGTCAGACATTTGTAATTTAGGCGATTATGGCGTCAGTGCTGCCTTACCAATTTGAACCAGAATCCGACCCCGAAAGCGATAATGGAGCTGATGGAGCCAATGATGAGCGCGATGTTAGTCGTAGATTGGACCAAGACGTTTCACTGTGGTAAGTTTTTGTTTATTCTATTATCCACACCTGATTTACGAAATGTATCTCTATAGCCTAGCGTCTAATTTAGCCCGAGGCTAGTAGGCTACTCGTACTAACAAGCTTTATTTGCCTGCCTGACATGGAATATAAGTGAACTGCTTTTGTCTGCCAAAAATAGTTAGTTCTATAACTTATAACATCTTTGTTACTTAGGTGCACTTGTGGGAATTGTTCCACTATGCCTAGTGAAGTGGAGAACGTCTGTTGCAGAGAAATCACAAAGGTAAAACTGATAACTGTAACTGTATGCTAGGCTACTACACGGTTTGGTGTTTATTTCTATGGACTGACCTAATGTCCTAGCATAACATCCCCTTTAGATGagtagcttaggcctactagtGAACTAGGCTACGCATGTTTATGACATCGCTAGCATAAAGCATCAGCATTACACTTGTAATGGTAAACGAGTGATCTCACCAGTTCATTGTAGTCTCAGCCAGGTGCATACTGTATTATAATCATTGTTATGTAAAAAAACTAATCAATGATACATTTTTATAATTAATATGTAATGGTAAACGAGTAATCTCACCAGTTCACTGTAGTCTCAGCCAGCTGCATACTGTATTATAAATCATTGTTATGTAATAAAAAAACTAAATCAGtgataacttttttttgtaaataaaagTCTGACAAGAAAACATGTTGCTTCCTGAATCAATATTGTCCATGCAGTCATGTAACACTCTGAACAATGATGATGCCAAGGTCACTTGTTACACAGTAGTAGTTCTTGTCTTATTTTCTTTATTAGGTAGTAAGACGAATGAGCCAAGTGCCAATACCCATAATGTGCATGACAGAACATCCAGGCCTAGAACCTGTGTGTCTAAACCCATACAGTCTGCAAAATATCTACAacatttacaaatatgattACGGACCTGTTAGGCACAGAACAGAAGAAGAGTAAGTTACTTTGGCTGTAATAAGCTCttactaaacaaaacaaaagcattaTTCTTATGTAATTTGTATGCATGTAAACATTGATGACAATAGTGCATAGCTTCTTCCATAGAGTATGAACCTTTGAGGTAATATTCGAAGAGTTTGGTttcaaaacgctatatctccatttttaaaaacattaaaaagtcatgttattcaattgtgtatttcagataATATCAATCAACttgctgttttgttgttttgattgagtaaaggtAAATCAATTAAtgcccaattacagttctactgaaattacttgcaaaacaaattgtaaaaaaaaaaatattatttatcAAAGTTCTTTAAAATGGTCGatgtagcgttttggaaccaaactcttcatttgaAAACAGTTGAACAGAGAACTGTGCCTTGTCCCTTCAGGCGTTTGAGGCATCTTGCCTATCGCAGC from Alosa sapidissima isolate fAloSap1 chromosome 24, fAloSap1.pri, whole genome shotgun sequence encodes:
- the LOC121700529 gene encoding P2X purinoceptor 7-like encodes the protein MASVLPYQFEPESDPESDNGADGANDERDVSRRLDQDVSLWCTCGNCSTMPSEVENVCCREITKVVRRMSQVPIPIMCMTEHPGLEPVCLNPYSLQNIYNIYKYDYGPVRHRTEEERLRHLAYRSFVSWCWGYLGPSRRVIIPSCVVQRIRQQFPSGDYIGFRPPID